The sequence cggtgcttccaatggcggatcgaatatctctccagccatcttcaagagatgctgcgcctctctgctcttccgttgggagtgccacttccagctgctgcgcgtagtcttgtgctagtataccgtcttgtagccgcccaatgtttagccgcggcggacgactccgacgcgtgttgtacaccgtcgagagttttgagcgcagacatactgcaacgaggtagtggtcggattcaatattgtactggggtaagtgcgtacgttcgtgatgtcagagaagagtttaccgtcgattagaacgtggtcgatttggttttccgttacttgattaggtgatttccatgtggccttgggGATATTCTTGCGaggaaagaaagtgcttcggactaccattccgcgagaggctgcaaagtttatgcatcgttggccgttgtcgttcgatacggtatgcagactatccatttcctcccttcctacctgagcattcatgtcaccgatgacgattttgacgtcccgcagtgggcatccatcgtatgtctgctccagttgtgcatagaacgcttctttctcgtcgtcgggtctcccctcgtgtgggcagtgcacgttgatgatgctatagttgacaaaacggccttttatcctcaggttgcacatccttgctttaattgactgccacccaatcacgcgttggcgcttCTTTCGCAGCTattcctgtctcgtcggagggccgtcgtgtcagggctgtttagcgtcccacctaacatcaggacttgggcttgtgcgctttgagcggcacacggtcgctttggtggagcctacttgcggatacatgcagctttttatagaggtttaacagggcccactgtcaaaccccaccacatcctaggcaggcgtcacaactcgcagatggcctggggagggatcaagctcttggacatagtccctgctgtccgTGAACGTGCACCAGTTATGGCTATTATGACGATTTCCAACAATCAGATATGGTGACCAACTCCAAATATTACcgcggggaagggtcgtttgaccgaaacccattcagccgaaagtcatttggccgaaaaggtaattaggccgaaaggatcattcaGCCGGAAGAGTCGTTTGTCTTTtctcagtgagaagtgataaatgaggagtgagaagtgagacctcTCACGAAAAGGCTGGACATCAAAGTAAGGAGAAACATCTCAAGACGAAGGAGAAAATGTGCTTGAAGGGCCACCTGATTGAGATTTACCACACTTGCCATTTTATTCCGCCTTTTTCCAATGTCTTTGTACGTTAATGGATGCGGTGCTTCTAGAACTTTGTTTGAATCGAAGATGGCTGACAAATTCGGAGTAACCGTTAAAGTTTACCCACTTGGTTTGAAGTGGACAAGCGGTGACTAccttagcagcacacatattcaacagaggttactgcaactcatatgtgaccagatttagtcacaatccagtttctgcaaccatttttgtatgACTTCAAAGTCAGTTCAAACCGTTAATAATCAAAACCTTTCAGCTATACCAAAGTTGCTCTTACAATTCTAAGGATTTGGACAATTTGTTCGTCGACAAGAAAAAGCAGAGAAGGAGCCAAGGGAATCGCAACTCTACTGAAACCAGACTAGACTTACCGCACGTCTAAGGAAGGCCCCGGTCAGTCTTTTGAGCACAGTCTTAGAAGTTTTCATCCTTATGTGGTTCAGACTTATGTTGGAGTTTCGCAGAAAAGCAGTATTAGTGCTGTATAATCAACACGATGAGCTCCAAGATTAACTATGACTTAAGAATGAATGAGGTATGTGCCGGAAGTGAAGGAATAAttgtacacacttagtttttatttctgcagctcggcaaaaatccgcacagccgtgcgccagcaaaataaaaaactgatatttcggcaaaaatcatgtttgttagctgattttcggtaaattatttgctgatttccagcaattttgacagaaatttcGGCAAAacacatgtttgctggggcacggctgtgcgaatctcggtaaaagttgaccatttcactgagatcccggtaaaaaaattaggttcgtaggtttttgaaaaaaaaaactttgaatttgaATGAGGATTGAGGACGACTAAGGGCAAGATTTTAAACAATGACATTGATGTGTTCGAAAgttcgcgagaaaattagaATGAAGCGCTTTGACAAAAATAGAACTTTAACGTGAATACGAACTTGAACTAAGACATAAAAGCAAACTAGATGAAATTGACTGGTGAACGAACGGAGGCTTACGAAATGTTATCGACACTCACCTTGGTCAGTGATGCCAAGAATTTGAATCGAATCCTTGCGGTCCTCTTGGTCGGAGTCATTTGTCGCCAGCTGTTTCCCCACCCCCAGCATCGGTGGCGACGGTGGTGGTGACACTTCGAAATCGTTTTCCAGCTGGACAATGTCCGAAGAATTCGCCGTAGAAGATTTGAATGGTCTAACGAATCCAAGGTAGAGGAAGATCGCCACCCCTGCGGAAATAATGAAAAGTGCTCCCAAAACGGAGGTCGCCGCTATGAGTCCTACATTGTCTTCGCTACTTGATTGTCGTTCGCTGCATTCGGCATTGGCGCATGCTACATTGGAGTAGGAGTCCACACTGATGCTCGTCGGGACGGCTGTGGCTTTGATAACACTAATTCAAAAAGCTCTGTCAGTTTCTATATAATTGCAATCTCAACTATAATAAACTTACCGAATGATAGTGTCAGAGCTTTGCACTTCATGTTGCGCATTAAAAGCGTAGACTATCATGCGAATAATGCTGTCTTCGAAAGAAGACTGTCGTACAAACTTCCTGTCGGTAGTTTCGCTAACTTCCGAAACCCTAGCCTGTGACAGAACTCTGAGTTGAATATTCTCCTCATTGGCGCTGAGTTGCTGTATTAAGTCATCTCCATCGATTTGCCCTGGAACGGTCATTGCCACCAGGTTGTCCTCTTCCAGTCTATGTACGCTCAGTTGAACAATCGACGACAGTCCATCGCTTGCTCCATCCCGATCGGTTGCTCTTACCGTGATCATAACCGCCGAGTTCGACCTTATAGCTTCTTTCAATGGATAAATAATTCCAGTTTCTTCTTCTACTGCGAAGTAGTTTTGAGAACTCAAACTGTATCGAACCTTTGCGTTTAGTCCTTCGTCGGCGTCTTCTGCTTGAACGGTGATTAGATGAGGAAGCATCAGTCCAGATGCGATGGTGGAAATGGGGAATCCTATGTGGAAGGGACTGGCGGACGCAGCTGGCTCGATAAACTGTGGCTCGTGATCGTTGACGTCCGTTACTACGACTTGAACAACTGTAACGTCCCGAGCGTAGTTCAGGTCGTCGGTTTCAATTAGTGATCGTTTCGTTCGACGGGTTTCAACGGAAGTTTGCTCTGGACAAATCAGTTGAAGTCGAACTTGAAACTGCGGTACGGTCATTCCTTCGAAAAGCGATGTGTTCTCACGATCGAAGCTTCTCGATGTGAGCCAATGTGTTTGCGAATCGATTTCAAAGTAGCTGTAGTCAAGGTAAGGGTTTTCGTCAACCAGTTTGTACTCGCATGAACCCAACTGCGACGGGAAAATATTGAGGTGCGGTGATTCCTCCTGAAGCGAAACTATATGAAGGAGCTTCTCAACTGTGGTGACTTTTGGTGCGTCCGGATCTGCTGGGCATTCCTGTTCCTGAGTCACATCAAGCAACACGCTTACGGAGGTTTGCTTCTGGGATGTAGGATGCAACGCCGTCACTTGGAAACTGTACTGCCCGGGTATCAGCGTTTGATCTACTCGCAGAATACCATCAACAGTGAGCGTTATTCGTGATCTGATGTAGCCTAGGGAATGCAAACGTTAGTTGGAGAGAAGAGTTTATGAGAAATCGTGAGCTTACTGTTGCTTATCACCGCCCGATGTTCCAAGGCTACGGAAGGATCATTCACGGTAGCTTTTACGGTACCGATCAGACCTGTGATGTCAGATTTGATGAAGAAGCGGTAGTTTCCGTACTCGAACACGGGAACGTCTTCTAATGGGGCTCCTGTAGAGCAATCATAACATTCCGTGCAATCGGTTGTACATGGTTCTGTAAAAAAAAGATGGATTTGATCATTCTAGAAATAGTTTGTATTTTAACTTTTACCTTCGCCATCGGTAAGTACCGCAACAGAAAGGAAGCAGATACTGTCTTGTCCTTGAGCATTAAATGCTCTTATAGTGACATGAAGGCTGCTAAAATCTTTTAAATcttcttcagaaattgtttTGGCTAACTTTACCACAACTACGCGATTTTCTTTTTCAACCTCTAGAAGGTCACTATTCGATTCAGTAATCTCGTACTGAACATCATCAGTATAAGTTTCCTCTTTGATAACTATACCATCATCTAATTTAAGTTGAAGATCAAGTCCAATCGAACCTTGGTACAACAACTTCTCAAACAGTGGGGCAATCACTGAGGTGCTATTCCATTGCAAATCTaccaaaacatttgccacagcTGTTTCACTTCCCGGGTTGTTCACCGCCACATCAAACCGAAGATAGGTTCGATCCTTAAAATTTTCCTCCTGAGCATCTTCTTTCAATGAGATACTCACCTGATGTCCATTCTGGACAAAGTCGAATAGATTGGAATCGTATCCGGTTAACTCTAAATGGAATCCTGCTACTAAACTTCCAGCTACGAATTCGATTGATCCCCCCTCAGCGAACTGCACGTCACGGGATCCTTCCAATCGAACCCCTTGGAATGAAGACGACTTAAATCTTGGAATTACAATCAACTCTCTTTCAATATCCAACGTTACAAAAGCCGAAGCAATTATGCTACCCGGATTTGTAGCTTGCAGAACGAAACTCAAAAATGTCCGATCACCAATCTCGTCCCAGTTGATCGCGTTCTCTTCATTCACGACGATGTTTACCTTTGAGTCTTCGTAAACAGCAGTAAACCAATCGGCTTCACCGTCAATCAAGCCCACATCTGTATTGCTGCTCGATGTTTGCTCCTGCAAGCTGATTTCCGTCGAGAACAACACATCAGTGGTTCGTTCTTTGATTGATCCCTGGTATATCGACTTCGAGAAGACCGGAGTAACAATCTCATCCAGTTGGATGCTCACGATGACAGTGGCTCGGGCCGTTTCCCCGTACTCGTTGTTGGCTTCGACCGCGAAGCTAAGAACGTCACGACCATCGATCGTCTGATCCTCTACGGTCGAATTGAGAGCTACCTTGAATTTATTTTCATCGCGAGTGACGTCGAACAGGGCGGCATCATCATCGATTGCGTGGAACGTGAAGGTGGAGGTAATTGTTTCGGAGTCGACGGTGATGACTTCACTGGCGGAGAAGGATACATCGCGGACTCCTTTCTGCAACGAACCTCGATAAAAAGACTTCGTGAAGGTAGGCGTAGGGACTGGAGTGTTTACGACGTTAATGATTATGGTTGAAGTGCTAGAGTCGGATCCGGGGTTCGTCGCCGTCATTTTGAAGGAAAGATATGAACTGGAACGAATTTGAGACCAAGAAACCTCGGAATCAAGCGATAGTTGAATAATATTTTCAGGACTAATGGAAGCGTGGAAAAAGGCCGATGCTCCTTCAGTGAGTCGAAAAACGATTCCCTCCAACAGAGTTCCTTCTTCGAATTGAATTGGATCTGAGGCGAGATCGACGCCGGACAGACCTTCGGTCAGAACTCCGCTGAATGAAGACTTGGTAAAAATGGGTCGCGTCGGTCGAATGATTTGGACAACTATGCTGGCCAAAGCAGCTATGCTTCCAGGGTTTACAGCTTGAACAACAAAATTAATTTGATCATAACTTTTCAATTGTTCAACAGTGACATCATCTTCGAGCAAGAACTTCAAGCTGGCATCTTCATTTTCAGCAAATTTAACTAACGAGTAGTCGCCGCTCAAGACTTCGTACTTCACGCCACTAGCTATGGTTTCAGATTGCAGAGTTATGTTTTCCGTGAATACCATGTCTCGTGAGCCTTCTTGGAGTGTGCCATGGTAGGCAACCTGAGTAAATTCCGGCACAATAATGATACTCCGCTCAACATCGATGACAATCGTGGTGGAAGCTGATCCAACCCCCGGATTTGTAACTTGAATCACAAATTCAAATCTATCGAATTCTTCCAAGTCTTCTGGAGTTAACTCATTTGTCAAACTAATCTCAATTCGTTTGCCTTCTTCCAGCTCGACTGTGAACAAATCCGAATTGTTCTGCAGGATCTGCAGTCCCAAGCCTTCGGCACCGGTACCATCTTCCAACAGAATCGCTTCAAATGGGACCAACGTTAGGTCAGAGCTGATGGTCGATTTGTACAACGCTTTTTCAAAGCGAGGAATTTGAACTTCAGCCACCTCGATGAATACTATTACGGGAACTGTAGCTTCCAGAGAGGCAGATGTTACAGCTTGAACACTGAAACGAAGGTTGTTGCGATTTTCCAGATCCTCACCGGTCGTCGATTCGTTGAGGGTGATTTGAATATCGTTGTTTTCCAACTTGTGCCATTGGAAGAGTTCCGCATCGGCACCGATAAGGTTGATGTCAATAGAGTCGTCGTAAGTTCCCGGTTTCAGTCTAAGTGTGAGTTCTTGTAAGATCCCGTTTTGGTTGATGATACTTTCATAGAGTACTTCCTCGAATGCTGGTGCAATCAAAGGTTCGCGGATTATTTCAATTGATACGAAGCAAACTGCGGTAGCTGACTTAGGGTTAACGGCTTCAATGATGGCAGTGATATGCGAAGTTGTCGGAAGCTGCGGTTCAGTGCGTAAATTGAGGATGTATTCATTTTCGATCGTGGATCGGACCAGCTCGAATAGATCGTTTGAGTCGTGAAGAGTCACATTTGTGTCTCCGTTATGAGTACTAGCGTCGATAACAACTGTAATTGGTGTTAACTGTAGGTTTGCTTCGGTTAGTTGACCTTCGATGTAGTTGTTTTCGAATACTGGAACGATGATGTTTGGTCTTATAATGCTGATTATGATTATTGTTTCAGCCACCACTTGGCTTTCCACTACGGCCGTTATTCTTTCCAAAAGATATATTTTACCGTTAAGATGTGCCTCCGTGATATTATTCGCAACCAGGGTAGCTTTATTCTCCACTTGGTTTAAAATGAACAGTTCCTCGTCGCTAGCCCTTGTGATGGTTAACCCATCAACAAAAGTATTTGCTACAATAATTATTTCAGGTATTGTCGAAACTCCTTCCTCGGTAATAGTTCCCTCGTAGTACAGTTGCTCAAACCTAGGAACGACTTCATCTTCCGCCAGCACTTCCAGAATAACGAAGGCCACGCTGCTCCCAACATCCAATCTGGAGGCTTCCACAGTAATGTGAAAGTAAAACTTCGTACTCAGTACCTCCTCGGTCAACTTGTCCGTAGTCCTAAGAGTGATCGTTCCATCGGCGTTTACATAATCAAAATACTCAGCATTTTCACCTCCCAAAGTTACGTTAACTCCCCCTACAATGCTTTCCGCTACTAACTTAACGGGATCTCCTAGTGTAATAACCTTCTCCTGGTCAATCGTCCCACTGTAAACAACCTGCTCAAAAGCGGGAAGTATTTTCACTTCCTGTTCCACTTCCACAACGACCGCAGTTCGACCGTCCGAGTCGGTACCATTTCTGCTTGCGGTAATTTGAACCGTCAGAATACTGATCGTTTCTGCAATGTCTACGTCCGACCTCAACCCGATGGTAGCTCCACTTTTGTCCGATTTTTCGGTGAGTGTAAAATGATCGGCATTCAGTCCACTGAGTTCGAAGCTAACTGTGCCATCGTATGTTCCGCTGGTGAGGCCAATTTCGACGGGAACGAACGGCTCAGTGCGTTTGTACAAGCTTCGATAGAGTGACTCCACAAAATGGGGTGGTTCGATGTACGTAACTAAGGGATCGCCGGAAATTTTAAGATGAGTTACACCTGACCTTGGCGGATCTCCTTGATCAGTTCCAGTTAATTCCAAATCAAGCGTGTCTAGACGTATTATCGTTTGTGTCGTCCTGATTCTTGCTATAAACTCCTTTGCCGATGCTCCAATCACTTGCTCCACTTGGAAATATTCGTTATCGGCGATCGCGAAGTCTACTTCGTTGTCGGTTAAATCGTAGTCGTGGGCAATAATTCCACTTCCCTGGAAATTAAATATGGATtaacaaaatctcaaaaattcaaCTTCTATAACTTACGTTATTGACATACTGCGTCAGATCAAAGTTCTTAGGTAACGGCAATGGCAGCTGGATGATGTACTCGTTCAGCTCAAAAGTAGGTGCATAGAGGTTTTCGTTCCGAATCGTCACTTGGATTCGAATGGTCTTTTTGGTTCCTGAAGCACAAGAAAACTCCAATTGTGCTCTGAGCTCAGGAAGGGTTTCCTCAATTGGGAAGTTAGCGAAGTTTTCATCTGTTGCCACTATTAGTCTCGTAGGATCCTGTGTAGTGTTGAGGTATGCGGTGAGGTAGAGATTGTACCCGTCCCATGTCGATGCAATGACGGATTCCACGTAACTCACTTCGTGGTCTGCAATTGGCTCATTTATTGCTGTTGCTGAGATTTCTCCTAGCAGTATAGAATTACGGCTGAAGTCGAATGTGAGGGATGTGCAATCTGTAACGAATAAATGTTGACATGACTAAAAGCAAAGTGGTTGATTATTTGCACTGAATATCCCcacaaaaaagattttttttacttagaggaagaggccccaaaacgccccccaggggcaaaacgactttctGGTATTCACTTATATATATCCCCACAAACCTAAAAAGCCTAAACAAACCTAAACAAAGCCTAAACAAAACTAGAcgtttccacattttgatgaaacatctaacatttcggcgaggcaaaacgccctagaagaactaacctacaatgtactaagcgtctccacgcactgtccataccagaatgctgattcgccgacgcgtggtgcgttgttccctaagaggtAGGTaggctaaaaggcgttttgttGCATGAGctagaaacacccatgaaaataTCACTCAGGCAAATGAACATACGAATTACATAAGGCATAAATTATGAAGGTATAAGATTTTTGAGAATCGTTGAACCATAAGTCACCCATGCTTTTCATTGGGAGCTCTTCAAATTTCATTATGGGACGTATGTAGTCCATTCATTTCAAATGATGAATTTCATAAGACACTTTTTGGTAGTTCGTTCACAACTGGTTTGAAGGAAATCGTAAGGCATCTTATGAAAGGCATCATGCATCTTAATCGGATAGGGAACGCGTTTCAGTCAAGAGAGCCATGCGCTCCCATATTGTAAAGCATTTCAAGTCGTGCGGTTGCGTTTTACATCGAGGTGGTTTGAAACAAAGATTAAGTTAAAGTGTTCAAAAGTGTCAAGGGTGAAATATGAAGTTTACACTgaatatatatacaaaaaaaaaactgttttaattCGAATATGAATAGTTATAAGTAAATGCAATCAACGACTCGAAGACATTTTGGAACGCGTTTGACACCACATATTTGTTCATGTACCCCCTCGATGCCATGATGCAACCAAAAAACGAGTTTGAAATGAATGCATGTATGCCTGAATGAATCAGAATCTGTAATTACTTTTTACGTTAAGcacattgaagaaaaattccATTATACACGAATTAGAAATTCATAATGCAGCATAATGAATGCATATTTATACAGTAAAACCCAATGATAAATTCATAGATCTGCATTATGAATTGATTAAGATTCTATATACAAATTACGAAGTTCATAAGGCACGATTATGGCCTCCGAATATTACATCCGCAATTCATAAGGTAGGGTTATGGATTAATTAATGTCTAGCGTACAGCGTTCATAATGCTTCATAATTATTTCATAAATGAGCCTTAGgaaaatgttatgttttgtATTGACCACGAAAATCTAATTCATAATGAgtccttttgaatttcaagctcaaaacttgtggcaaatttccaaAAGGCAGCATTATGATATTCGATAGTCAATTTGCCTGAGTGAGTTATggctaaggcataaaagcagtct comes from Armigeres subalbatus isolate Guangzhou_Male chromosome 2, GZ_Asu_2, whole genome shotgun sequence and encodes:
- the LOC134209710 gene encoding uncharacterized protein LOC134209710, which encodes MLNMERKRVEKRDQTWRIHRSFVTSVCVWLMIGFHYTSAQDCTSLTFDFSRNSILLGEISATAINEPIADHEVSYVESVIASTWDGYNLYLTAYLNTTQDPTRLIVATDENFANFPIEETLPELRAQLEFSCASGTKKTIRIQVTIRNENLYAPTFELNEYIIQLPLPLPKNFDLTQYVNNGSGIIAHDYDLTDNEVDFAIADNEYFQVEQVIGASAKEFIARIRTTQTIIRLDTLDLELTGTDQGDPPRSGVTHLKISGDPLVTYIEPPHFVESLYRSLYKRTEPFVPVEIGLTSGTYDGTVSFELSGLNADHFTLTEKSDKSGATIGLRSDVDIAETISILTVQITASRNGTDSDGRTAVVVEVEQEVKILPAFEQVVYSGTIDQEKVITLGDPVKLVAESIVGGVNVTLGGENAEYFDYVNADGTITLRTTDKLTEEVLSTKFYFHITVEASRLDVGSSVAFVILEVLAEDEVVPRFEQLYYEGTITEEGVSTIPEIIIVANTFVDGLTITRASDEELFILNQVENKATLVANNITEAHLNGKIYLLERITAVVESQVVAETIIIISIIRPNIIVPVFENNYIEGQLTEANLQLTPITVVIDASTHNGDTNVTLHDSNDLFELVRSTIENEYILNLRTEPQLPTTSHITAIIEAVNPKSATAVCFVSIEIIREPLIAPAFEEVLYESIINQNGILQELTLRLKPGTYDDSIDINLIGADAELFQWHKLENNDIQITLNESTTGEDLENRNNLRFSVQAVTSASLEATVPVIVFIEVAEVQIPRFEKALYKSTISSDLTLVPFEAILLEDGTGAEGLGLQILQNNSDLFTVELEEGKRIEISLTNELTPEDLEEFDRFEFVIQVTNPGVGSASTTIVIDVERSIIIVPEFTQVAYHGTLQEGSRDMVFTENITLQSETIASGVKYEVLSGDYSLVKFAENEDASLKFLLEDDVTVEQLKSYDQINFVVQAVNPGSIAALASIVVQIIRPTRPIFTKSSFSGVLTEGLSGVDLASDPIQFEEGTLLEGIVFRLTEGASAFFHASISPENIIQLSLDSEVSWSQIRSSSYLSFKMTATNPGSDSSTSTIIINVVNTPVPTPTFTKSFYRGSLQKGVRDVSFSASEVITVDSETITSTFTFHAIDDDAALFDVTRDENKFKVALNSTVEDQTIDGRDVLSFAVEANNEYGETARATVIVSIQLDEIVTPVFSKSIYQGSIKERTTDVLFSTEISLQEQTSSSNTDVGLIDGEADWFTAVYEDSKVNIVVNEENAINWDEIGDRTFLSFVLQATNPGSIIASAFVTLDIERELIVIPRFKSSSFQGVRLEGSRDVQFAEGGSIEFVAGSLVAGFHLELTGYDSNLFDFVQNGHQVSISLKEDAQEENFKDRTYLRFDVAVNNPGSETAVANVLVDLQWNSTSVIAPLFEKLLYQGSIGLDLQLKLDDGIVIKEETYTDDVQYEITESNSDLLEVEKENRVVVVKLAKTISEEDLKDFSSLHVTIRAFNAQGQDSICFLSVAVLTDGEEPCTTDCTECYDCSTGAPLEDVPVFEYGNYRFFIKSDITGLIGTVKATVNDPSVALEHRAVISNSYIRSRITLTVDGILRVDQTLIPGQYSFQVTALHPTSQKQTSVSVLLDVTQEQECPADPDAPKVTTVEKLLHIVSLQEESPHLNIFPSQLGSCEYKLVDENPYLDYSYFEIDSQTHWLTSRSFDRENTSLFEGMTVPQFQVRLQLICPEQTSVETRRTKRSLIETDDLNYARDVTVVQVVVTDVNDHEPQFIEPAASASPFHIGFPISTIASGLMLPHLITVQAEDADEGLNAKVRYSLSSQNYFAVEEETGIIYPLKEAIRSNSAVMITVRATDRDGASDGLSSIVQLSVHRLEEDNLVAMTVPGQIDGDDLIQQLSANEENIQLRVLSQARVSEVSETTDRKFVRQSSFEDSIIRMIVYAFNAQHEVQSSDTIIRVIKATAVPTSISVDSYSNVACANAECSERQSSSEDNVGLIAATSVLGALFIISAGVAIFLYLGFVRPFKSSTANSSDIVQLENDFEVSPPPSPPMLGVGKQLATNDSDQEDRKDSIQILGITDQESEDSTVPSSRLARSLDERLEKADGFGTVSSRGTIEDSSSLSAQNEPRNVRFNELVERIEVVEHHPEDKAHKIDLEDDDSVYSERL